The DNA region AGCGGCAGAGCCGACGACAGGAGGATCATTGCCGGCGTCGATAGTCACCATCAACTCAATGAAGTTCTCATAAAAAATCCGCGGCGTAACATCAGCGCCATACCCAACAACTACACCCCGGAGCACACCATCATGAAACGCCAAATCCTCCTCAGCATCGCTTTCTCGGTTTTTGCAGTTAACGCTTTCGCCGCTACCTCTGCTCACCCGGTTGTCGCTGAAGGCGGCTCGGATCGTCTGATCGAAAACCGCGCTGCATAAATGAATGGCTTTACCGAAGCACTCAACGAAAAGCCCGGCCTGACAAGCCGGGCTTTTTCGTGCACAAAATAAATCGATCCCTGCTTAATGCCTCCGCCGCACCTGTGATACATAACACTTGATTGTGAGTCCCGTACCCATGAGGTTTGCCCATGCTCCACTCCCCACGCTTACCGCAACTGTTGACCTGCGCCGTCCTCGGTTTACTCGCCTGCAGCGCGCAGGCCGGTGCGCCCTCCCCGGCACCCGATAGCTTGCAACCGCTGCTGATGACGTTGAACGAACGCCTGAGCATTGCTGATCTTGTGGCGCTGACTAAGTGGGACAGTGGCAAACCGATCCAGGACAGTGCCCGGGAAGCGCAAGTCATCGCCAACGCCAGGAAGCTGGCCGTTGACCGCAAACTGGACCCGGATGAAGTAGCCGAATTGATCGCCGCACAGATTGAAGCCAACAAGCTGGTGCAGTACGGACTGGTGGCCCAATGGCGAGCGGCTGGCAAGGCGCCTGACACGCCGCGGCCAGACCTCGCCAATCAAATCCGGCCACAGCTCGATGAGCTGCAAAACCGTTTGTTACAGCAATACGCCGCCTTCGCGCCCTATCGCAATGACCCGCAATGCGCGAACTGGCTAGCCAAAGAACGATCCAGCCTAATCAAGGACGGTCTGCATGGTCAGGCACTGATACGCGCCACCGGGGAACTGTGCATCGCAGATCGATGACAGGGTAAATCACGTTCTAGCATCCCTGCTTGCGTCAATGGTCACCATTAACGCACTGAAGTTCTCTTAAGAAATCCGCAGCCGTGAACCATTGCATGAGCAACACCGAAGCGTTTGCCAACCAACAAAAATACAGGAGTTGAAAATGTCTGAACTGAAACTGCATCCCAAAGCCGCAGAATCCCTGAACCAGTGGCACGACATGATCAGCAAGGGTGACTTGAGCGCCTTGCCCGGTTTGTTGGACCCACAGGCGATATTCCGCTCCCCGATGGCTCACACGCCTTACCCGGGTGCGGCCGTGGTATCGATGATTCTCAACACGGTCATCGAGGTATTTGAGGATTTTGTCTACCGCCGGGAACTGTCGACCGCAGACGGGTTGAGCGTCGTCCTGGAGTTCAGCGCCAACGTCGGCGGGAAAGCGTTAAAGGGCATCGACATGATCCGGTTCAACGAACAAGGAAAAATCGTTGAGTTTGAGGTGATGGTTCGTCCCTTGAGTGGCCTGCAAGCCTTGGGCGAGCAAATGGGACAACGCCTTGGCGCTTACCTGGCGGCCAGCAAAGCCTGAAGACGTTGCATCGCCTTGGGCGATGCCTCTGCTCCCGGCTTGGTGTTAAATAGAGCGCGTAAAGCAGCGCAACGAGAACACCGATGAATACCCATTTTGAGATTAGTGATGTCCCTGAGCCCAACATTCAGCGCGATGGAAATATTCATCGCGTCGCCCATCAGCAGACGGTGGTAACAGCATGATCGAGGTCACCGAAGTTTCCATTGCCGAACTGCGTGCTGCGCTCGAGTCAGGCCGAACCACTGCGGTTGAACTGGTCCAGGCCTATCTCGACAGGATCGATGCCTACGACGGACCCGACACGCCCACCGCCCTCAACGCGGTGGTGGTTCGAAACACCGAGGCACTGAACGAAGCGCAGGCGTCCGATGCCCGTCGGGCCAAGGGCGAGACGCTGGGTCCGCTCGATGGCATTCCCTATACGGCCAAGGACAGTTACCTGGTGAAAGGGCTCACTGCCGCCTCCGGCAGTCCCGCCTTCGCGAACCTGATTGCTTATCGCGATGCATTCACGATCGAACGGCTTCGCGCTGCTGGCGCGATCTGCCTGGGCAAGACCAATATGCCGCCGATGGCAAACGGCGGCATGCAGCGAGGGGTCTACGGCCGCGCGGAGAGCCCGTACAACGCTGACTATCTCACCGCCCCCTTCGCCTCGGGTTCATCGAACGGCGCCGGTACGGCAACTGCCGCCAGCTTCGCGGCATTCGGCCTCGCGGAAGAAACCTGGTCGAGCGGACGCGGTCCTGCATCAAACAATGGTTTGTGTGCCTATACGCCTTCGCGCGGGGTGATCTCGGTGCGCGGCAACTGGCCGTTGACGCCGACGATGGACGTTGTCGTGCCGTTTGCCAGAACGATGGCCGACCTGCTCGAAGTGCTCGACGTGGTGGTGGCGAATGATCCCGACACCCGTGGCGATCTGTGGCGGATGCAACCCTGGGTGCCGATTCCGAGTGTCGCTTCGGTGCGTCCCGCTTCCTATGCCGAGTTGGCCGTGAAGTCCGATGCACTGGCAGGAAAGCGCTTTGGTATTCCGCGCATGTACATCAACGCGGATCCGGATGCCGGCACGAGCGATGCGCCTGGCATCGGTGGTCCGACGGGGCAGCGAATCATCACCCGCCCTTCCGTGATCGGGCTCTGGGAAGAGGCTCGCAAAGCACTCGAAGCCGCTGGCGCAGAAGTGATCGAAGTCGATTTCCCGCTGGTCTCCAATTGCGAAGGTGATCGCCCGGGTGCGCCGACGGTGTTTACGCGGGGCCTGGTGTCCAAAGAGTTCCTGCATCACGAATTGTGGGACCTGTCGGCCTGGGCCTTCGATGATTTTCTGCGGGCCAATGGCGATCCCAAGTTGAACCGCCTGGCCGATGTCGACGGACCGCTGATATTCCCTCACGACCCGGGCACGCTCCCCAACCGGGAGGACGACCTTGCCGCAGGCATGGACGAGTACGTGAAGATGGCCGCGCGCGGCATCACACCATGGGACCAGATCACCACCGTTCCTGACGGACTGCGCGGACTTGAACAAACGCGTCGAATCGATCTTGAGGACTGGATGGATCGGCTGGGGCTCGATGCGGTGCTATTCCCGACGGTTGCCGACGTGGGTCCGGCGAATGCCGATGTCGATCCGAAGTCTGCGGATATCGCGTGGAGCAACGGCATCTGGGTCGCCAACGGCAACCTCGCCATCCGGCACCTGGGCGTTCCCACGGTCACTGTACCGATGGGCGTCGTGCCGGACATCGGCATGCCCGTCGGGCTGACATTCGCCGGTCGTGCCTATGACGATTCGACGCTACTGCGCCTGGCTTCGGCGTTCGAATCGATCGGGACAAAACGATTGATTCCGCCTCGAACCCCACCCTTGCCGGTTGGCAAACACTAGAAAGGGCGGGATTGGGGCTTTACACGCTCCGATCCCGTCCACTGGTTGACCGTCGCCCCGGAATTCAGCGCCAACGTCGACGGAAGAGCATCAACGAGAGTTTTTCGGCAAAACGCGACGGCCATTCCATGGCACGCCTGGTGGAGATCTTGCGGGCGATGTCCACAAAGGGTGTGACGATCAGGCTATAGAGCGTCAGGTAACGGTCATGATCCTGTTTGCCGGTGCCGAACTGAATAGGCTCGGGCGTCGAGTGCGTGACGTAGAGCGTCCCGAACATCCAGTCCCAGAGTGACAGGTTGATACCGAAATTCTTGTTGAAGTGTCGGGGCGCGTCACTGTGGTGAATCTGGTGCTGCGCCGGGCTGTTCAGTACATGCTCGACCACGGGGCCGAATGAAAACCAGACATGGCTGTGACGCAAATTGGCCGCCAAGGCATTGAGGATCAAGACCATGTAGGTCACGCCGAACAAGGTGTACCGGCTGATCTCCCCGCCACAGGCGTACCAGAAGACACCGGCGAAAGCGCCGAGGCAGACGGTGTCAGTCAGTTTTTCGACGATTTTTTCCACAAAGTGAATCCGGCTCGCCGTCGCCGGCACCAGGACGGGCGCGGAATGATGGACTTTGTGGAACGCCCATAGATGCCGGGAATGAAAGGCGCGATGGGCCCAGTAATGGATAAAGTCTTGCACCAGAAACACGCCCAGCCCGTAGAGCAAGGAAAGTGAGAGGTTCTCCCCCACCTGCACGCGCGCGCCCCAAAGATTGTTGAAAAACGAAATGTAGTCACCGGAGCGCAGGACGTACGGATCGACCAGGCCAACAATGGGCAGCACCAGCGCGACCTTCAGGATGGCCCGCACGAAGTAGTACCGGTAATCCAGCAACGCCGAGGGATGAAAATGAACCCGGTGCCCGCCGATGAACTGCCAGAAAGAACGTGCGTCGGTCAGTCCACGATATTTTCTGAATCGGTACAGGCTATAGGCGATGCTGTAGGACAAGCAGAGAAACACGACGCTGAAGCGGCCGTTCAGATCGAAAATGCCAAGAAACTCGTCTGCAACAGGCTCGATCACCCACTTGATCAGGTAGTCATACAGAAGCGCGAAAACATCCATTAACGGCTCCCCTCCGTCAAAAGGGGGGATTGTAATTCAGATCGTAACCACCGGGTGTTCCGAGCCGAGCGAATACCTTTCGAAAATCACAAAGCCCTATTGCGGCTGAAACGTCTGAAGGTACGCCAACAGGTTGTCGATCTTTTCCGGGTCGCTGAGCCCCCAGAAAATCATGCGGGTGCCAGGTACCACTTTTTTTGGAGCTTCGAGGTACGCGGTCAGCGTTTCGCGGTTCCAGACAATGCCGGCTGATTTCATCGCATCGGAATATTGATAATCCGTGGTGCTGCCCGAAGGGCGTCCAAAAATACCATTGAGCTGCGGCCCGAATGAACCGCGCGCCGACTCCCCGACCTGATGGCAGCCGCCGCATATCCGCTTGAACAGTGTCGCACCCGCTTCAGCATCGCCGGCCGCTTGAGCTTGCGCGCTGAATAATCCTGCATTGAGCACCAGGGCGAAGGTGAGTACGGCGGTTTTCTGCATGTTCTGCTCCCAATCATCTGTGGCTTGGCGCCAGTGAATCAACTCGCACCCGCTTGAAACTTCTTCCTGTACGCCGCCGGCAGCAAACCCACTCGCTGGCGGAACAGTCTACGGAACGAATTACCGTCTTCGTAGCCTACGGCGTAAGTGATGCTGTCGAGTGTCATGCGGGTGGATTCAAGAAGCTGTTTTGCCTTCTCCAGACGCATGGTTTGCAGGTAGGTAATGGGCGTGTAACCGGTGGCTTCCTTGAAACGCCGTTTGAAGTTCCTGACACCGAACCCGAATCGCTGAGCGACGTCATCGATCAACAGCGGCTGATCGAAGCGCTCCTCTAGCCAGTGTTGAACCTGCAGGATGTCGCCATCCCCATGGTTCTTCGGCAATGACCACATGACATACACCGATTGCTCGCTGCGCACAGCGTCGACCAGCAAGTATTTGCTGCACTTTTGCGCCAGTTCCAGTGAAGCGAACCGGCGCACGAGGTGCAGCAAAAGATCCATGGCGGCACTCGCGCCCCCGCACGTGATCACGCGATTGTCCTCACAGAGGATCTGCGACTCCTCCAGACAGACCTCGGCATACCGACGACGAAAGAAGTCTGCAAAGGCCCAGTGCGTGGTAGCACGAACGCCATCCAGCAGGCCCGTTTCGGCCAGCATGAATGCCGCCGTGCACATTGAAGCCAGCACGGCCCCCTGCGCATGCTGTTGACGCAGCCATGGCCCATAGGCTGAAAAGGCCGGCAAGGCATCCTTCAAGGTGAAGAGGAATCCGGGGATCAGCACCAGATCGGTTCGCGGGATCTCGACGGTGGACCGGTCCACGCGCAGTGTCTGCCCTCCCCACGCGGCGACATCACCACCATCAAGCGAGGCGATGACCACGTCAAAAGGCGCGCCGGCCGTGTCGGCGAACAGGTTGGCGGCGCTGAGCACTTCCAGGGCCATCGTGGCGCTGGCGGCTGAACATTGATCCGCCAGTAAAAGCGTGATGTGCATAAATGATCCAATTGCGCTTTTCGCATGAAAAAAGTCATTTGCGCACCTACCTTACCCAATCCTTCCTCCCTAAAGTGCACGCGTCACTCAATCATCGCGTACTTATGAATCTCTGGTTCCGACTTTTCCTCATGCTGTTCCGTTGTCCGTGGCGCAAGCCGGTTGACGCCTTGGCCACCACCGTCGTCCACATGCGCGTCTGGCCGCTTGATCTCGACCTCAACCGACACGTGACCAATGGCCGGTATTTCACCCTGGCTGATATAGGACGCATGGACTACGTGTTGCGCAGCGGTGCATTCCGGGTGGCGCTGCGCAATAAGGCCGTGCCTATCGTTGGCGACACCTGGGGCAAGTTTCGGCGTGAACTGAAGCTGTTTGAAGCGTTCGAGATTCACACCAGGATGCTGGGCTGGGACAACAAGTGGAGCTTTATGGAGCACCGCTTCGTGAGCAAGGGACGCGTGGTCGGTGTCCTGGTGATGCGGGGTCTGTTCCGCTCTGCCAAAGGCACCGTTCCACCTGGCGAGTACGCCCGGGAACTGGGCTTGGCTGAACAGTCGCCGTCGATGCCGACGTGGCTGACAGACTGGTCGCAAAGCTGCAATGACATGAGCCGTGAGCTTCGAGAGGAAGAGGGTCAGCCTGCCCGGCGCCCGCAGACCGTCGAATAAATTCGGCGCTCCCGCTATCCGCTGACAGCCTCAAGCGCACACTCTATCCTGTGCACCCCGAATCTACGCTTGCCACGATTTCACCGGAGACATCAGTGCCGCCCCTGACCGCCCGCGAGGTTTACCAGCAATTGCGCGACGCCGCGCTGGAAGTTCGGCTTCTGAAGAGCCTCGACGAACAACCCGAGCCCGGCCAGGTACAAGTCGATATCGAGGGCTGGCGTCTGACCCTCGACTTCGATGGCAATCGCCTTCGTCACTGCCAACGTTGCCAAGGCCCGGACGGCCGCGAGGGCGTGTTCGACAGTTGGCAACGTTACGGCACGGACCCGGTCAGTTTGCTCAGCACCTGGGAGTTGGCGCAGATAGAGCGTTTGCTGACTGAACTCAAAAACGCGGTTTGACCGCCTTCCACTCCGGCTTGTAACGCTGCATCTGTTTCACGTCATCGCGCTGACGAATGCCGCAAGTCAGGTACTGGTCATGCAGCTTGCCCAATTGATCGTGATCCAGCTCCAGGCCCAATCCGGGTGCGCGGGTGATCTTCACGCAGCCATCGACGATGGGTATTTTGCCGCCCTTGATCACCTCTTCATCCGGTTCCTGCCACGGGTAATGCGTATCGCAGGCGTAATCCAGATTGGGCACCGCGGCGGCGACATGGGCCATCGCCATCAGGCTGATGCCCAAATGGGAGTTGGAATGCATCGATACGCCAAGGCCAAAGGTGTCGCACATTTTCGCCAGCGCCTGGGTGTCGCGCAGGCCGCCCCAGTAGTGGTGGTCGGCGAGGACGATCTGCACGCTGTTCAAAGCAATACTGCGGCGGAACTCATCGAAGTCGGTGACCACCATGTTGGTCGCCAGCGGCAGGCCGGTGCGCTTGTGCAGTTCGGACATGCCGTCGAGGCCCGGCGTCGGGTCTTCGTAATATTCCAGGTCATCGCCCAACAGTTCGGCCATGCGGATCGAAGTTTCCAGCGACCAGTTGCCGTTCGGGTCGATGCGCAACGGGTAACCGGGGAAAGCCTTTTTCAGCGCCTTGATGCACGACACTTCGTGCTCCGATGGCAGCGTGCCGGCCTTGAGCTTGATGCTCTTGAAACCGTTGGCCTCGATCATGCGCCGGGCCTGGGCGACGATTTGTTCTTCGTTCAGGGCTTCGCCCCAACTGTCGGGTTTGTAGGGTGAGTCGACATGCTGGGCGTACTTGAAGAACAAGTAGGCGCTGAACGGAATCTCGTCGCGAATCGCCCCGCCCAGCAAATCCACCAACGGCACGTTCAACGAGTGTGCCTGCAAATCCAGGAACGCCACTTCGAACGCCGAATACGCATTGCTCACCGCTTTGCTGGCGTGGGAGCCCGGCGCCAGTTCCGCACCGGCAATGCTTGCCGGTTTGTTCGCTGCCACTGTGGCCTGCACGATGCGGCGCAGCTGATTGAGGTTGAACGGATCGAGGCCGATCAGCTGGTCTTGCAGTTGTTGCTGGATTAGCAGCGCCGGGGCGTCGCCGTAGCTCTCACCCAGGCCAATGTAGCCGTTGTCGCTTTCAATCTCGATGATTGAGCGCAGCGCAAAAGGTTCATGGATACCACTGGCGTTGAGCAGCGGCGGATCACGAAAGGCGATTGGGGTGACGGTGACTCGTTTGATTTTCAAGAAGCGGCTCCCTTTGGATCAGGTTTCAAAGCTGGGTGACTTATAGATTTTTGTGGTGCCGCGTCGGCGGCAGGTTTGCCGGTCAGCAAGTGGCGTGCATCGCCCCGAGCTGCCGTGCGGGCGAAGAAGATCACCACCGCCGCAACCAGTGACGTGGCCGCCAAACCGTAGAGGCCGCCTTCGATGGAGCCGGTTTTTTGCTCCAGGAAACCGAACGCCGTCGGGGCGACGAAACCGCCGAGGTTGCCGATGGAGTTGATCAAGGCGATCACCGCGGCGGCGATGCGAGCGTCCAGATAGCCTTGCGGAATCGGCCAGAACAATGCCGAGGCGGCCTTGAAACCAATGGCGGCAAAACAGATGGCGACGAAGGCGAAGATCGGCCCGCCGGTGGTGGACATGAACATGCCGAACGCGGCGATCACCAGGGTCAAGGCCACCCAGGCTTGCTGGTGTTTCCATTTGCTGGCCATGGCGGCGAAGCCATACATCGCGATGATCGAAATGATCCACGGAATCGAGTTGAACAGGCCCACCTGGAAGTCGCCGAGGTTGCCCATTTTCTTGATCATGCTCGGCAGCCAGAACGTGACGCCGTAGATGGTCAGGGCGATGGAAAAGTAGATGAAGCAGAACAGCGCGATCTGCTTGTCGGCCAGCAGCTTGAACATCGACGGCTTGACGGTCTGTGTGGCTTCGCGGGCCTGTTGTTCCAGCACGATGGCATCAACCAGTGCGTCCTTTTCTTCGGCGCTCAGCCATTTCGCCTCGCGCGGATGGGATTGCAGCCAGAACCACACAAATCCACAGAGCACGATCGAGGCAAAGCCTTCGATCAGGAACATCCACTGCCAGCCATGCAGGCTGAAACCACTGACATTCAACAGCGCGCCGGAGACGGGACCGGAGATCACCGAGGCAATGGCCGAACCGCTGAGGAAAATCGCCATGGCCTTGCCGCGTTCAGTCGACGGCAGCCATTGGGTGAAGTAGTAAATGATGCCGGGAAAGAAGCCCGCTTCGGCTGCACCGAGGACAAAACGCAGTACATAGAAGCTGGTTTCGCCGCGCACAAACGCCATGGCCATCGCCGCCGCGCCCCAGGTGAACATGATCCGCGTCAGCCAGGCGCGAGCGCCGTAGCGTTGCAACAGCATGTTGGAGGGGACTTCGAAGATCGCGTAACCGATAAAGAACAACCCGGCGCCCAGGCCGTAGGCTGCTGCGCCGATACCGAGGTCGGTTTCCATGTGGCTGCGCACGAAGCCGATATTGACGCGGTCGATGTAGTTGACGATGAACATCACCACAAACAGCGGCAGCACATGGCGCTTGACCTTGGCCGCTGCGCGGGCGAGCACGTTCGGGTCCGGCGGACTCTGGAGGGTATTCAAGGGGCGACTCCCGTTCATTGTTTTTTTAGGGACGAGCCGATCATGGACGCGCACATTGATCCCGTCTAATCTAACTTGGCATTCGATTGATACCGGATTTAGATCAATGTTCGAACTGACTCAACTGCGCTGTTTCACAACGGTGGCGACCGAACTGAATTTCCGCCGTGCCGCCGAACGGTTGAACATGACTCAACCGCCCCTCAGTCGACAGATTCAACTGCTGGAACATCACCTGGGTGTCGAGCTGTTCACCCGCACCACCCGCAGCGTCGCCCTGACCGCCGCCGGCCGCGCCTTCTTCATCGAAGCGCAGAACCTGCTGGAGCGCGCCCAGCAAGCCGCCGTTACCGCTCGCCGTTTTGCCGAGGGCGACATCGGCTCGGTCAACATCAGTTTCGTCGGCAGCGCGGTGTATGAATTCCTGCCCAAAGTCATCGCCGAAGCACGGCTCAAACAGCCGCATGTGAAAATCGACCTGACGGAGATGAACACCTACCAGCAGCATGAAGCCCTGCGTGCCCGTCGTATCGACTTGGGCATTGTTCGCGCGCCTTTGCTGGAGCCGGGGTACGCCACCGAATGCCTGGTGCGTGAACCGTTTGTATTGGCGGTGCCGAGCAGTCATCGGCTGGCGAGCGCAGAAACCGTGTCGGTCAAAGACCTCAATGCGCAACCGTTCCTGATGTACTCCCACGCCGCCTACCCGCCGTTCAACGAACTGCTGACCGGCATGCTCCGCTCTGCCCGCGTCGCCCCGGAATACGTGCAATGGCTCGGTTCATCCTTGACCATTCTGGCCTTGGTCAACGCCGGAATGGGCCTGGCCCTGGTGCCGCGCTGCGCCACCAGCGTGGTGTTCAAGAACGTGGTGTTTCGCGATATCGATTTGGGCGAAGGTGTGCAGAGCGAGCTGCATTTGATCTGGCGCGAGAACAATGACAACCCGGCATTTGCGATGTTGCTGGATGGCATTCGAAGGGCTGTGCGGGAGGGATGGGGCGTTTGAGCCTGTCGTTACCTGGCGTTTCTTTGGGGTCATCGACCACTTTGCCTCTGACGACGAACCCGGCCCTTGCGCAGTGGTCCAAACATCTGATGGCGTCGCGACTGATCAAAGGCCTTGGGCCTGGTTCATTCAAAAGCGACGTTTTGCAATTCACACACATCAGGGTGCGCCGGATAACGTTCAGTAGGTTCGGATCCTGTCTGGTGCAGGCGCTGACTGCTGCTCCCATCCCCTGCTCCCTTACCGGAGTACGAAAATGACTCAGTCAATGCGCTTCTTCCTATCGATCTTCCTCGCGACAGCCTCATTGGCATCAGCGAGCCTCCTGAACACTGCAGGTGCGGCAACCGCCGAGGACCTGAATGCCGACTCCAAGCAAGCGTTGCAAACGCTTTACAAGTCCACACCCTTTGCCAAAACCATTTCGCAGAATGCCAAAGCGGTGCTGGTCTTCCCGAAAATCATCAAGGCCGGCCTTGTGTTTGGTGGCAGCTATGGCGAAGGCGTGCTGATGAAGGGCTCGAAAGTGGATAGTTACTACAACTCCGTAACGGGGTCATGGGGGCTGCAGGCAGGCGCCCAATCGTACGGTTATGCGGTGTTCCTGATGACTGACAAAGCCGTGAATTATGTTCGTGAAACCAAGGGCTGGGAAGTCGGCGTGGGGCCAACCGTTGTCGTGGTTGACGCAGGCGTCGCGAAGAATCTGTCGAGTTCGACACTCAAGGACGATGCCTACGCGTTCATATTCGACCAGCAAGGGTTAATGGCCGGGGTCAGCATCGAGGGAACGAAGATTTCCCTGATCAAGCGCTGAAAGCCTGCCCTTCAAGGGGTCTGTCTTTTGAGGCGTGCCGCGTGGGTGCCCCCTCTACCAAGGCGTCTTGTGTACCAGGCAAGACGCCCCTTTGGGACAGGATGCACGGCGAAATTCTTGAATTGTTGAGCGCTATCACCGTCCTCGCCAAGAGGGGGCCTAATGAATCTTCTAACCCGATGTAAGGGTGCATGTATTGCTCTGGTGCTATGCGTGGTTGTGCTCCTGACATTTGTGATTGGCTCCAGTGCTTTGCCTAGGATAGTGCCGGACATGGCTCGCGCTCCCTCTGCGCCAGTGCAACTCGACGGAATACACGGACCTCTGTCAGCCGAGCACAGCAAAGCCATTCTCGACCGACTTAAGTCCACCGGCGCAGAAACCAACATCTTCGATGCGCACCTCGCAATCGAAGAATCAGTCGCCGGTAGCCCGCTAACGGAAGGAAACAAGGTCGACTTGCTGCAGGACGGTCCCACCACCTACCAGTCGATGATCAAAGCCATTGAAGCTGCGCGCGACCACATCAACATGGAGACCTACATCCTCGACGACGATGAAGTCGGCCAGCGTTTCGCCGCCGCACTGATCGCTCAGCAACACAAAGGCGTACAGGTCAATCTGATCCGTGACAGCGTCGGAACCCTTGGAACACCCTCAGCGTTTTTCTCTCGATTGACCGAAGCGGGCATCAAAGTGCTGGAGTACCACCCCATCAATCCGGTGACGGCCAAAGCGGGCTGGGACGTGAACCAGCGCGACCACCGAAAGCTGCTGATAGTGGACGGCCGGATTGCCTTTCTCGGCGGGATCAACATCAGCAGTGTCTATTCAGGGGGCTCGTTCAGCACTCACTCGAAGACTCGCCCAACGGGTGATTTGCCCTGGCGCGATACCGACTTGCGCATCGAGGGACCCGTGGTTGCAGACCTGCAGAAGCTGTTCATCGGAACCTGGACTGCCCAGAAAGGTGAACCACTCGCGCCTCGCCACTACTTTCCGCCACAGGAGCGCAAAGGCACCGAGGTGATTCGCGCCATCGGCAGCTCGCCAGATGAGCCGTTCAGCCTGATCTATGCCACGCTGATTTCGGCGCTGCATAGCGCGCAGACCGAGATATGGCTGACCAACGCCTACTTCGTGCCCGACCCGCAGTTGCTGGCGGCACTCAAGGAGGCGGCAGCACGTGGCGTAGACGTCAAGCTGGTGTTGCCCAGTAGCACCGATTCGTGGCTGGTGTTCCATGCCGGACGCGCCTACTACAGCGAGCTGCTGGAGGCCAACGTCAAGCTTTACGAACGCCGTGATGCGCTACTCCACGTCAAGACTGCCGCAATCGATGGCGTGTGGTCGAGTGTCGGCTCCACCAACCTCGACTGGCGCAGCTTCGTGCACAACGATGAAGTCAACGCCGTTGTGCTGGGCACCGGATTTGGAAAAAAGATGCAGGCGGCATTCATGGCTGATCTGGCCAAGTCGAACGAAATCAAGCTGGAAACGTGGCAGCGCCGCTCGCTCGCAGTAAGAGCCAAGGAGCAGATGGCGCGACTTTGGGAATACTGGCTTTAAGTCGAGTGGCGCGGGAACTGTGCTGCCTAATGGAAGTGGGAGCAAAGGTGCACTACCTTATATTTGTACACCCTCGCGTCGCAATCCAATTCAGGTTGAGAGGTGGAATTCATGAACAACATCATCTACATCGTCGGGGTAGTTGTGATTGTCGTGGTTATCCTGTCGTTTCTCGGGTTTACATAGAATCGAAGACCGTCTCGCATTGGCAAGGCTGCACCCCGTATCGCGAGGCACAGCCTGGTCGCGCCTGACCTATTTGGCCTTTAGAAACTCCACAGGTTCGCCGCCATGCCCGCCAATATGATTTGCGACACACCGTACTTGCGCAGCTGCAGCGCCAGGTCATTGGTTTCCGGGCCGTAAACCTTGTGCGGTGAAGCAATGATGGTTTTGCCGTCGAAGATGTAGGGCTTGTACTCGGGCATGAAGTCGCCGCAATACCTGTGGGAGCGAGCTTGCTCGCGATGAACGATGACGCGGCATCCCAGGCCTGACACAAAAACCAATCACCGGTCAGCAACGGCAACCGAGAAACCTGTGGCGAGGGAGCGGGCTTCCGTCGGGCCGCGCAGCGGCCCCCCAAAGGGGACAACTGCCCAACCCAACGTCAGTTACCCACTCACCACAGCAGAC from Pseudomonas sp. ACM7 includes:
- a CDS encoding chorismate mutase — translated: MLHSPRLPQLLTCAVLGLLACSAQAGAPSPAPDSLQPLLMTLNERLSIADLVALTKWDSGKPIQDSAREAQVIANARKLAVDRKLDPDEVAELIAAQIEANKLVQYGLVAQWRAAGKAPDTPRPDLANQIRPQLDELQNRLLQQYAAFAPYRNDPQCANWLAKERSSLIKDGLHGQALIRATGELCIADR
- a CDS encoding nuclear transport factor 2 family protein, which encodes MSELKLHPKAAESLNQWHDMISKGDLSALPGLLDPQAIFRSPMAHTPYPGAAVVSMILNTVIEVFEDFVYRRELSTADGLSVVLEFSANVGGKALKGIDMIRFNEQGKIVEFEVMVRPLSGLQALGEQMGQRLGAYLAASKA
- a CDS encoding amidase, yielding MIEVTEVSIAELRAALESGRTTAVELVQAYLDRIDAYDGPDTPTALNAVVVRNTEALNEAQASDARRAKGETLGPLDGIPYTAKDSYLVKGLTAASGSPAFANLIAYRDAFTIERLRAAGAICLGKTNMPPMANGGMQRGVYGRAESPYNADYLTAPFASGSSNGAGTATAASFAAFGLAEETWSSGRGPASNNGLCAYTPSRGVISVRGNWPLTPTMDVVVPFARTMADLLEVLDVVVANDPDTRGDLWRMQPWVPIPSVASVRPASYAELAVKSDALAGKRFGIPRMYINADPDAGTSDAPGIGGPTGQRIITRPSVIGLWEEARKALEAAGAEVIEVDFPLVSNCEGDRPGAPTVFTRGLVSKEFLHHELWDLSAWAFDDFLRANGDPKLNRLADVDGPLIFPHDPGTLPNREDDLAAGMDEYVKMAARGITPWDQITTVPDGLRGLEQTRRIDLEDWMDRLGLDAVLFPTVADVGPANADVDPKSADIAWSNGIWVANGNLAIRHLGVPTVTVPMGVVPDIGMPVGLTFAGRAYDDSTLLRLASAFESIGTKRLIPPRTPPLPVGKH
- a CDS encoding sterol desaturase family protein, with protein sequence MDVFALLYDYLIKWVIEPVADEFLGIFDLNGRFSVVFLCLSYSIAYSLYRFRKYRGLTDARSFWQFIGGHRVHFHPSALLDYRYYFVRAILKVALVLPIVGLVDPYVLRSGDYISFFNNLWGARVQVGENLSLSLLYGLGVFLVQDFIHYWAHRAFHSRHLWAFHKVHHSAPVLVPATASRIHFVEKIVEKLTDTVCLGAFAGVFWYACGGEISRYTLFGVTYMVLILNALAANLRHSHVWFSFGPVVEHVLNSPAQHQIHHSDAPRHFNKNFGINLSLWDWMFGTLYVTHSTPEPIQFGTGKQDHDRYLTLYSLIVTPFVDIARKISTRRAMEWPSRFAEKLSLMLFRRRWR
- a CDS encoding cytochrome c family protein — translated: MQKTAVLTFALVLNAGLFSAQAQAAGDAEAGATLFKRICGGCHQVGESARGSFGPQLNGIFGRPSGSTTDYQYSDAMKSAGIVWNRETLTAYLEAPKKVVPGTRMIFWGLSDPEKIDNLLAYLQTFQPQ
- a CDS encoding GlxA family transcriptional regulator, with protein sequence MHITLLLADQCSAASATMALEVLSAANLFADTAGAPFDVVIASLDGGDVAAWGGQTLRVDRSTVEIPRTDLVLIPGFLFTLKDALPAFSAYGPWLRQQHAQGAVLASMCTAAFMLAETGLLDGVRATTHWAFADFFRRRYAEVCLEESQILCEDNRVITCGGASAAMDLLLHLVRRFASLELAQKCSKYLLVDAVRSEQSVYVMWSLPKNHGDGDILQVQHWLEERFDQPLLIDDVAQRFGFGVRNFKRRFKEATGYTPITYLQTMRLEKAKQLLESTRMTLDSITYAVGYEDGNSFRRLFRQRVGLLPAAYRKKFQAGAS
- a CDS encoding acyl-CoA thioesterase produces the protein MNLWFRLFLMLFRCPWRKPVDALATTVVHMRVWPLDLDLNRHVTNGRYFTLADIGRMDYVLRSGAFRVALRNKAVPIVGDTWGKFRRELKLFEAFEIHTRMLGWDNKWSFMEHRFVSKGRVVGVLVMRGLFRSAKGTVPPGEYARELGLAEQSPSMPTWLTDWSQSCNDMSRELREEEGQPARRPQTVE